The sequence TACCACGGGAGGGTCGGGGGTTCGGATCCCTCATCGCCCACGGAATAGGAGGGAGTTATAGAAATATGACTTCCTTTTCTTTTTTAAGTAAGCTAAAGCGTTTCATGTCCTGCCACTTCTACATCCTGCATTCTCCTTCAAAAAACAAATATTACATCGGGTATACCTGCGATGGATTGGCGTCGCGTTTGGAAAAGCACAATATGCATCATAAAGGATATACGGGTCAGGCGCGGGACTGGGTAGTTGTGGATTAGGGCAATATAACAGACGGCATTTTCATTGAAATACGCCTCTTCTCATCTACAAAAAAATCCCCCTGCACTTGTATTTATCAAGCAACTACATTCACTACCCCCTTTGGGAAAGGGGGAATATTCACAGATACTCCAGGCATTATTTTTCAATCGTGCAAAGCATTATTCCATTATTGAGCCATATTAACTCCCCGCATTTTAAAGGCGGGGAGTATGTTATGAGGCTCGAAAAAGCAGACGGGGTGGTTGTGGATTAGGGCAATATAACAGACGGCATTTTCATTGAAATACGCCTCTTCTCATCTACAAAAAAATCCCCCTGCACTTGTATTTATCAAGCAACTACATTCACTACCCCCTTTGGGAAAGGGGGAATATTCACAGATACTCCAGTCATTATTTTTCAATCGTGCAAAGCATTATTCCATTATTGAGCCATATTAACTCCCCGCATTTTAAAGGCGGGGAGTATATTATGAGGCTCGAAAAAGCAGACTGGGTAGTTGTAGGCTTTGTCTTACTGAACAATTATTTCATCTATAAACATAAAAACGCCTTGATCTTTAATTTGATGATATGGTGCTTTAATACGCAGGTACTTGCATTGGATGGGATTAAAGCTTACTGTAATCTCTTCGTTAATCACTTCCGGCGTTATGGCGATGTCACCCTTTCGTTCAGATGACCATGTTCCGGCTGTTTCAAAATTTTTGCCATCTATTGAAACTTGTATTTCCATTCCCTTGGGCAGATAAATGCCGGAGCCTGTTTCTTCTATGCAGCTGAGAGCCACTTTTTCAATGGTGGTGGCTTGCTCGAAGGTGATGGTAGCTTCAAAATCCTTGTTTAAAAAGCCTAACCATTTTCCATTGCCCCATTTGTTACCGCCAAAATCAGCGTTTACCAATGTGCTTCCTCCTTGTGCGGCATACCTCTCGTTGGGTGTGGAGTGTAGTTCTATCTCGCATCCAATAGCTTTGTGCAATCTGGCCTCTCTTATTTCCGGCTTACCCGTTGCTTTGCCATCTTTTATGCCAATTGCTTTTACGGTAACTGCCTTGTCTAAATAAAATGGCTCCGTGTATAATGTTGCGGTGGTTAAATTGGGTTCGCTCCCATCGGTGGTGTAATAAATATCGGTATGCAACTCGGTGTTCAATGTTACTTTCAACTGCCTGCTATCTTGTTGCAGTTCAAATCGGATCTCCGGGCGCAGAGCGCTCGTGGCATAATTAAGCCCCATCGCATCATAGCGCTTCAGCATACTGTTCATCTTATTCCGGAAATGCGGCCAGCTTTTTTGGGACTTTCCGCTCCAGGCAATCTCGGCCAAAGCTGCTATGCGCGGGAATAGCATGTATTCGATACGTTGTGGCGTTGGCATATATTCGGTCCATAAATTGGCCTGCACGCCCAATACATTTTGCGTGTATTGTGGCTCCAGCTCTTCCGGTACCGGCTCCAGCTCGTATACCTTTTTAAGGGGGGCAAAACCTCCAAAGGCTTTTGGTTCTTGTGCGCTCAGGCTTTGATAATGATCGAAGTATAGATGCGACCCCTGGGTGAGTACCGTGGGATGATTTTCCCTTAGAGCATCTGCCGTTCCATCGTGGCCTCCCCAATACATGATGGATGCCGAGGGCGACAGTTCGCCTTCTAATATCTCGTGCCATCCCATCAGTTTGCGGCCTTTGTTTTTGAGGTAGTTGTCAAAGTGGTTCACAAAATGACTCTGTAATTGCTGGGCATCGTAATTGTTGGCTCTCATCATCTTCCCGCACTTGGCACAACTGTTCCAGTTGTCCTTGGCTACTTCGTCGCCACCAATATGTATGTATTCCGAGGGGAACAGCTCAAGCACTTCGTCAATCACATCCTCGAGCAGTTGATAACTTTTGGGGTTAGCGGCACAATAAACGCCCGTATTCTTTAATGCTTGTCCTTGCGTATTTGTACACAATAATTCCGGAAAACATTGCATCACTACCTCGGAGTGGCCGGGCAGTTCAATTTCGGGCAATACAGTAATAAAGCGGTCTTGGGCATAGGCAACCACTTCGCGTATTTCTTCCTGTGTGTAAAAACCGCCGTATTTGGGTTCTGTGTCGCCTTTGCGCCAGACCTCAAAATCCTGCCAGGGGCGTTTACCTTCTTTAACTTTTCGCCAGGCGCCAATGTCGGTCAGTTCGGGGTGCGATTTTATTTCTATGCGCCAGCCAATTCCATCGGTAAGATGCCAATGGAAAACATTGAGTTTGTGCATGGCCATATAATCGATGTACTTCTTGATAAAATCCAGAGGCATAAAGTGCCGCGAGACATCAAGATGCAAACCGCGCCAGGCAAAGCGTGGTGCATCCGTTATTTTGACACCCGGAATTACAGAGACCACGGATGAACCTGTTTCGCTGTGCGCAGGCAACAGTTGACGGATGCTTTCTGCAGCATAAAACAATCCGCTGGGGCCGCCTGAACTTATGGAAATATTTTTTTTGTTGATGTCTAGTATATAGCCCTCCGGCGATAAGGAATCCAGAGCTATATCGTAACGCATTACAATTGACGGTTTAATTTTCTCTACCTCAGTATCCCATTTTATGGGCAGTTCAGTTTTTAATATTTCCTTCAGGTGTTCAGCAGCCGGCAGCATAGTCGAATCTGAAATAACGATGGCCGTATTTACGGCAAGCATAAAATCACCCTGGGAATCGGTATTTATTGATAAAGGCTCTGGAATTAAATGGATAGGCGAATGGTTGCCTGTTGGCGTGCAAGAAAAAGCAACTGCCATAATAACGATAAGGCTTAATTTGTGGATCATGGACATAATTGTGAATTGTGATTTGTATTTTAGACAGCTAAGATAAGTTTTAAAAATAAGGTGCAAAAGCTTGTTGCAACTTACTACTGCTTTATTGCTCCCTGAGTAAAAAATACCAGTCGTAGATGGTGGAGTTTTGCGCCTTTTCTGTTCTTTACTAAACCATGTTGCTTAGTAATAATGCAACAATTATCCGACGCAACAAACGCCAGCTCACTACTCACTACTAATTTGCCACAATGTACTACGCTAACCGTTCTCCACTCCATGCCTCTCGCTTTTACCTACTAATCATCTTCCATCTTTTCCCCGTACACTGAATACCGCACATCAAATACCGTCCTAAACCTTTTTTGCTCCCATAAAATATCCTCTGAAATGCCTGTCTAAATGCTTGCGCATAGCATTACGGAATTTATTGGGTGTGCCGGTTTTTAGTATATCCACCAAGTCGCTGTGCGAAACCCATTTTTTATCGGAGCTGGGGCTGTTAATCAGCTCCGAGTCGTAAACATAACGGAACGAGGGAAGTAGCAGACTTTGAAAATCCATCAGGGTCTGGTTGCCTGACATCTCATAT comes from Saccharicrinis carchari and encodes:
- a CDS encoding GIY-YIG nuclease family protein — its product is MSCHFYILHSPSKNKYYIGYTCDGLASRLEKHNMHHKGYTGQARDWVVVD
- a CDS encoding beta-N-acetylhexosaminidase, which codes for MIHKLSLIVIMAVAFSCTPTGNHSPIHLIPEPLSINTDSQGDFMLAVNTAIVISDSTMLPAAEHLKEILKTELPIKWDTEVEKIKPSIVMRYDIALDSLSPEGYILDINKKNISISSGGPSGLFYAAESIRQLLPAHSETGSSVVSVIPGVKITDAPRFAWRGLHLDVSRHFMPLDFIKKYIDYMAMHKLNVFHWHLTDGIGWRIEIKSHPELTDIGAWRKVKEGKRPWQDFEVWRKGDTEPKYGGFYTQEEIREVVAYAQDRFITVLPEIELPGHSEVVMQCFPELLCTNTQGQALKNTGVYCAANPKSYQLLEDVIDEVLELFPSEYIHIGGDEVAKDNWNSCAKCGKMMRANNYDAQQLQSHFVNHFDNYLKNKGRKLMGWHEILEGELSPSASIMYWGGHDGTADALRENHPTVLTQGSHLYFDHYQSLSAQEPKAFGGFAPLKKVYELEPVPEELEPQYTQNVLGVQANLWTEYMPTPQRIEYMLFPRIAALAEIAWSGKSQKSWPHFRNKMNSMLKRYDAMGLNYATSALRPEIRFELQQDSRQLKVTLNTELHTDIYYTTDGSEPNLTTATLYTEPFYLDKAVTVKAIGIKDGKATGKPEIREARLHKAIGCEIELHSTPNERYAAQGGSTLVNADFGGNKWGNGKWLGFLNKDFEATITFEQATTIEKVALSCIEETGSGIYLPKGMEIQVSIDGKNFETAGTWSSERKGDIAITPEVINEEITVSFNPIQCKYLRIKAPYHQIKDQGVFMFIDEIIVQ